The Lonchura striata isolate bLonStr1 chromosome 5, bLonStr1.mat, whole genome shotgun sequence genome window below encodes:
- the WEE2 gene encoding wee1-like protein kinase 2, whose protein sequence is MGDWDNNNEFIQRLDFSSCGEESEERSINEEDSLSLSPPGSSEFQKWQESSPLPATPQRKLSEIFLSRTKAWMSPTLKSSPSVSKSWSKPETPLHITWKKLQLCDTPHTPKSLLSKTAFPSSATKVPAKGLRHLRFTPRADSDDSSQASLVNINPFTPESYRQMLFQPNGKRKAGGELNGPHPGSQIKQEQPTKRYTLKASNMVSRYKKEFLELEKIGVGEFGSVYKCIKRLDGCVYAIKRSKRPLAGSSDEQLALREVYAHAVLGHHPHVVRYYSAWAEDDHMIIQNEHCNGGSLQDVLLENAKLGQYFTEGELKEILLQVSMGLKYIHNSGLVHLDIKPSNIFICHKLAVSGPAGQEESDSEDEFSPGVVYKIGDLGHVTSITNPQVEEGDRRFLANEILQEQYCYLPKADIFALALTVALAAGTAPLPHNGALWHHIRQGNVPPIPQKLPHRFLELLKLMIHPDPAQRPSATALTKHPVLRPSCGKAVQLQEQLNMEKCKTAMLERLGGSMWRRPAWQVLRQFVRRESDTVNSLVLERSMNRVQLLGRVGQDPIMRQVEGKNPVTIFSLATNEMWRTGDSEVSQGGDISQKTTWHRISVFRPGLRDVTYQYVRKGSRIFVEGKIDYGEYTDKNNVRRQATTIIADNVIFLSDGSVREKV, encoded by the exons ATGGGTGACTGGGACAACAACAATGAATTCATTCAGCGACTGGACTTTTCCAGTTGTGGTGAAGAGAGTGAAGAAAGAAGTATAAATGAGGAGGACTCCCTGAGCTTGAGCCCCCCAGGAAGCTCAGAGTTCCAGAAATGGCAAGAGAGCAGTCCTCTGCCAGCAACCCCTCAGAGAAAGCTTAGTGAGATTTTCCTGAGCAGAACAAAAGCTTGGATGAGTCCCACCCTGAAGTCTTCCCCATCTGTGAGCAAGAGCTGGAGTAAACCTGAGACACCACTGCACATCACCTGGAAAAAGCTGCAGCTTTGTGACACCCCACACACTCCTAAG AGCTTGTTATCAAAGACAGCTTTTCCTTCATCTGCAACAAAGGTCCCAGCCAAAGGCCTCCGACATCTGAGATTCACTCCTCGTGCCGACTCTGATGACTCTTCTCAAGCTTCTCTTGTCAACATTAATCCCTTTACACCAGAGTCCTATCGACAAATGCTCTTTCAGCCTAATGGCAAACGGAAGGCTGGAGGAGAGCT GAATGGTCCTCATCCAGGAAGCCAGATTAAACAGGAGCAACCTACAAAG AGATATACTCTGAAAGCGAGCAATATGGTTTCCCGCTACAAGAAGGAGTTCCTGGAGCTAGAAAAAATTGGCGTGGGGGAATTTGGCTCTGTCTACAAGTGCATCAAACGCCTTGATGGATGTGTTTATGCCATCAAACGCTCCAAAAGGCCTCTGGCAGGATCCTCAGATGA GCAGCTGGCACTGCGAGAGGTTTATGCTCACGCTGTCCTGGGACACCACCCCCACGTTGTGCGCTACTACTCGGCCTGGGCAGAGGATGATCACATGATTATCCAGAATGAGCACTGCAATG GTGGGAGTCTccaggatgtgctgctggaaAATGCAAAGCTTGGGCAGTATTTCACAGAAGGAGAGCTGAAGGAAATATTGCTGCAAGTCTCCATGGGACTAAAATACATCCACAACTCTGGCCTTGTGCACCTGGATATCAAACCTA GTAATATCTTCATCTGTCACAAGCTGGCAGTTTCAGgccctgctgggcaggaggagagtGACAGTGAAGATGAATTCTCTCCTGGTGTGGTGTATAAGATTG GTGACCTTGGACATGTGACATCAATAACAAACCCTCAGGTGGAGGAAGGAGACAGACGCTTTTTGGCCAATGAGATTTTGCAAGAG caataCTGCTACTTGCCCAAGGCAGACATCTTTGCCCTCGCACTCACGGTGGCTCTGGCAGCTGGGACAGCACCGCTGCCTCACAACGGGGCCCTGTGGCACCACATCCGCCAAGGCAATGTCCCACCCATCCCCCAGAAGCTTCCCCACCGTTTTCTTGAGCTCCTTAAG CTCATGATCCATCCTGATCCAGCGCAAAGACCTTCTGCCACAGCTCTCACCAAACACCCTGTTCTCCGTCCTTCATGTGGAAAAGCTgtccagctccaggagcagctaAATATGGAGAAATGCAAGACTGCCATGCTGGAAAG GCTCGGCGGCAGCATGTGGCGGCGACCGGCGTGGCAG GTGCTACGCCAGTTTGTAAGACGTGAATCTGATACGGTTAACTCATTAGTACTTGAAAGAT CCATGAATCGTGTTCAGCTGCTTGGTCGGGTTGGACAGGACCCTATCATGAGGCaagtggaaggaaaaaatcctgTTACCATATTTTCCCTTGCAACCAATGAGATGTGGCGGACAGGAGATAGTGAAGTGAGCCAGGGAG GTGATATTAGTCAGAAGACGACATGGCACAGGATCTCTGTCTTCAGACCAGGCCTCAGGGATGTCACCTATCAGTATGTCAGGAAGGG ctctcGAATCTTTGTAGAAGGGAAGATAGATTATGGTGAATATACAGATAAAAACAATGTAAGGCGACAGGCCACAACAATTATAGCAG